In Procambarus clarkii isolate CNS0578487 chromosome 36, FALCON_Pclarkii_2.0, whole genome shotgun sequence, one DNA window encodes the following:
- the LOC138371789 gene encoding uncharacterized protein, whose protein sequence is MPTTAQVAPTHAHDAAGSNLTDAHDTAGSTNKYAHDAAGSTSHMPSTPQVASTHMPTTPQLAPTHMPKTQRVAPPHMPTTPQVAPPYMPTTPQVAPPHMPTTPQVAPPYMPTTPQIAPHTCPLRRR, encoded by the coding sequence ATGCCCACGACGGCACAGGTAgcacccacacatgcccacgacgccgcaggtagtaaCCTCACAGATGCCCACGACACCGCAGGTAGCACCAACAaatatgcccacgacgccgcaggtagtacCTCACACATGCCCTCGACGCCCCAGGTAGCAtccacacacatgcccacgacgccgcagttaGCACCCACACACATGCCCAAGACGCAGCGGgtagcacccccacacatgcccacgacgccgcaggtagcacccccatacatgcccacgacgccgcaggtagcaccgccacacatgcccacgacgccgcaggtagcacccccatacatgcccacgacgccgcagataGCACCTCACACATGCCCactacgccgcaggtag